The DNA window AAAAGGCTACAACATAAGATAATTTGTAATTGTAATGCTTGATCACTTCAACGGCTTAGTACATAGTGCTGAAGTAAAACACAAATCACGTCGTAAAAGTGTGGATCATCCCCTAATTTTCTGTTTCGCTCCTATTTTCTGCACATCATCTTCAAACGTGTAATTATATAACTTAATCGTTAATTTAATCATTTCATAGCGATAAACAGCGATAAAAGTTGACTTTGGCGTGACAGATCACATCATCTTTAAGAAGGTCAAAACATTCAGGATGTCTGTGGGTAGCATGCCATTCTTTTGTCTGTTCAATGTCATAACCAAGCAATCGAGTCTTTCTCTACTTTCTGCTCTTCACACCAACAATGATTTTGGGTGCTTGAACGACTGATTTTGTCGTAAAATGATGTATTGTAGGCTATCCACCTGTCCTCATTTGGACAGCGGATCTGTACCATCTCCATTCCCATTTGTTACTGCCGTTATCCTTCAATTCATAAGCTCTTAGTATCTCTTTCAAGAGTTAAAAGATTCGCCGAGCATGTGGAAGTAGTAATCATGCATGTCCCTCACGCATTTTTCTCTGCTTGCAGAGAAGGAAAACACAGCatggaacaacaacaaacaggCTAGGCCATCggattaaagacatcaccccacgaatctgaggcggtgcagagtattcttataagggatagtagattatggagaggagggtgattccgggacgttttatacggcaattagaaagaaatggacggaatcaccttcctctccataatctactgtcccttataagaatactccacctgaaattcgtaccacctcagattcgtgatgatgcctttaaatgagacAAACAGTTCGGGTCTCGGACCACGGCTGATGACCAACCCGACGGCCACAAAGGGCGTAACGCCGATCAACAGTTTATGGTAGGATAAAAAGCTGCAGCTAGCTAGCAATCTTTGTTTCGTTCATATGCCTATATTTGCGGGGGGCTCATTTAACTCAAGTCGATTTTACACATCTGTAGGAAAAATCGCaaacttttcgtttttatcCCACTTCGAAAACATCACATCAACAATTCTTTATGCTTAAAGAGATCGACGTTTTTCCATGACTTTTCTGTTGGCGCAAATATTGCGGAGACAAAAGATGCCCCAGAAAACAGTATAGCTGCATTGAAGCTGgtaccgctttttttttcaaaatagcaACGGCTTTTCTTTAAGTATCACTATTGCAGGCATTAAAAGACAACAACGTCGTTTTATTCGACGTTCGAATGGCGAACGATGGAGCTGCTGTGGTGATCAGGGACACAAGAACGGGCAGAACCacagaaaaggaaatgaacgTAGCTAAGACTGCCTCAACTGAACTTGTAAAGCTTAAGTTCCGAGATGGAGAGTAAGTTTCTGTGTCAACGCCTTGAGTAACATGTCGTAAATGCAGTTGAAACAATTGCAAAATGTTGTAAATCTTCACAGAGGTCGTATTCCTTTGTTCAAAGAAATGATGGACGAATGTcgtaaaaataattcaaaggCTGTTTTACGTGTGCATGAGAGTTCAAAAGAGGTATAactgtgtgtttttttttgttgctttcatAACCTTGTTagcaaaagataaaaaagttgaaaagataTGATGGAATTATCGAACTGTGCATCTAAAAGACTCCTTTCCATTATCGCTTCCCTGGAATTGCTATTTGACATTTGGTATCAGTATTTGAAGAATTGGACTAAAATGAAAGTTCTTGAAAGCGCGCAAAgagcttttttctgaaaaaaaaatagagtaatgttgctTGAAGAGATGCTCGtgaagaaattcaagaaaCCTTCAGAAAAATTCCGCTTTAATTGTGCTTCTAGGATGTTCCACCACCTGTTTATTTTGtaacataaaaatttttgcagttgTTAGCAGAGATAAGCGATTATGTGAGAAAACATGACCTCTACTCTAGTGTGATCGTTATGAGTGATCATCCTACCGTGGTTTTCTTCGTCAAACGTCATGATCCGAGAATCCTTACAGGTCCCATTTCCTAAAATTCTAGGTATTGTTCGCTTCAAAACTTCTCTCATTTTCAGGACTATCTTACACACGGTTTGGAGCATCGGAGCATTTCCAGCGAAACTCTTCGCACAACATCTTTTACAAGTTCCTCGGTCAACTTATTGATGACGTGATGCAAATCAGTGTGTGATTTCTTTACGATGCAAACtagaaataatttgttttactttcattCAGTCGTTAACACGTTTTTATTGCCGAGATTTGTTGGGAGTGACGCGATCTTCTTGAGTGAAGCAGATGTCAGCCTGTGAGTTCATCGCTCTCTCCAAATATTATTCAAATACTCCGATTCATCAGCCTGTAGCTGGGGAccatttcttcagttttttttgtcttctagCTTAGACGCTTTCGTTGTAGATTAGCGGCAATTATGCGTCAGCCATTCTCAAAACGCTGAGTACTATGTGAAGGAAAGGTTCTACAGTAATTAAACGgttgttgaagtgaacgcaacACAATCTCACAAAGCTTGGAAGAAGAGTAATAGAAAGATGGAGATTTGGGAAGAGATTTCTCATTATGAACCTCACCCAAACACAGAAAGAGCACATCTCTAGATTCCTCGGATTCTTATACAAAAAGTTTAGCTAAACTCAAAGGTTCATGTTatatttttgcgaaaaaaccAAATAGATTGTGTTAGCAAAGTTATAAATGCTTTCAACATTATCAAACTATCAAAAACCAGCTTTTTAAGGGGTTTTAAAATGGTAAAAGACAggtttcttctacaaaatttGAGGAGATTAGAACAAGAAGTAAATCTTCAGCGCATTTCATCATGTGTGACTGGTGTAGTCATAACAAAACAACttttaaacaaaacaagaaagcaCTACAAAAAATATGTTATATGTATGCTAAATAGATCAGCGTCTTTTATGTTTACCCGAAAGACTGCAACGATCGTCTGTCTAACCGTAAGCAAGGGAAAGGGAATGAATGTTAGGCAGAGAAAATGTGAGAGCTGATGTGGACGCGTAGCGTATCCCCAAATGGACATGAATATCGACAAGCATTGTTTCAAAGAATACATATTTTGCGTAGCATTGGGATGGAGCATGAAGAGAACAGAACAAACGCTTTTCAACGCTTGTTGCGGTTAGCAGAGGTACTGATGCCGCCGAAGATGCCCGTGAGATTTGTGCCGTGAATAGAGGACATCTGTCCTACCCTTCGTCCACACTGAAGAGGAGCGGCAGGCAGCGGTGGGCAGGACCCGAAGTCGACTGCGGGGATCCAGAGCTCGCGCTGGGCTAGCAACCACATGGCTGCATGGCTCCTCCCTCACTGggtaaacaagaaaataggTTGATCAGGCTTAAGAGAATCCCGCAATCAATGCTAGAGTGGTATGAGGGGGTTCTAGAATTGCTATGAAACGAGAAAGAGAAAGCTGGGATAAGCGTGGAGAAATAAGATGGATAAACGCGAGGAGATAAGATGGATAGCACCTATGCGTGAAGGTGGTTGAATACCACGTAGTTAACCTGAGCTGACCTGTCACACGTTAAAAACTGCATGACACGATAACATCTGGTGTGCTAACAAGCGAGGACCAACtacgaaaagaaatatttgaaaacttaCAAATTATTTGAGAAGTGCGGAGGGTTGTACCGTCAGCGTAGTGCTTCAATGGCAGGATGGTGGTAAGAATGATTTGTTATGTTGTCTCCTTGTACAACAAGCGCGGCCCTGCCTTATGCAGCTGTTAGGATGGAGAACTTTGGTAGCAAGGAATAGGGGTGGATTATCGTAAACCACAGGTCCAGAAATCCCGGAAATCATAACAGTTGGCGGAATCTCCATCAAAAGAGAAGGGATGGTATACACAGCGTACAAGGTGGGGATGAGCTTCCGAATGTATATGGTCAAATCGTAATAAAATTTCTGGTAGATATGACATGAATCGGCTCATACGTGGCGGTGGTAGGGCTATGCTGTGTCGTGGTGGATGTGGTGATATTGGGGCGGATCGTATCTGCAAGCTCGGTTTCCTTGCAGATACAATCGTTAATTGCGAAAGCGGTCGGTTCCATTTCCTCACCTCGTGCTCGTGATATTGAAAACATCCATAAGCTCCGTGGTACTGGATTGGTTTTTGATGAAGATTATGGGATGTTTATGGCGCTGCTGGAAAGTCTTCAATGCAATTTTGCAATATAGGGGGCGTTGACGTTTCCCATATCCTCGACCCGGCATTGTCAGCTGCACCGCCGGGTGGGCGTCCGGATGGAATACTGATGGCTAGTTGGAGTTAGCCGAGTTGACCAGATGCATCATATTGTTGGTGCTGTCGGTCAGACGTGCCTTACAGCCACGAAGAGTTGAAATGATCTTCCTATCGTAAAGTGATACCACCCGAAAATATCGTATAAATGACGCTGCTGCCATGTAAGGTTCGCGTGGAGCGTGTCACACGAGTATGTGGAAGGTGTCGCACGAGTAATGTGATACAATAGTGTATGGTTGGGATGAGCGAACACTGGAACCTGCGAACctccacgagtctgaggtggtacggacttcagctggtgtattcgtatgcgggatagtagattatggagaggggagtgattccgttcatttcttcctagttgccgtaaaaacggcccggaagatacggcttcgggcgttctggcgcactattttccacaaggagtccgactggagcgcgccaactttgtgcacgcgcctccTCTTCTGGGCCATGGGTAACGGGTAGGGCAACGAAAGCTCTCAGGATCGCTCAGCGCCCGACAACGGGTTCGACTCGACCGATGCACCATTGTCGTGCCCGCTCCGAAGAGTAGCAGGTCAAACATTGCTAGGACTCGGAATTGGCTGCCCGGATTCGGAGACACTCGCGCTGGGCTAGCTACCACATGGCGACCTAGCAGCTTCGACCTCGCGCTCAGGGCCCTGTCTCCTGCCCCAATTCAATTTCCCCAATCTAGGTGGTAGCTGGCATTATGCGACACATGAGTATTACAATGCGATTTACCCTTAGATCACTAATACAAGACAGATTCAAGGCAGCAATATTAATATACACGATACGACAGATGCCAAATGGTATTGATCGGACCCTGCCAAGATGGTCAAGCGGCTAGTGGTTTTCGGCTTCATGTAGTAAGTGTTATGTGGTTCGGGCCCTTGGCAGCCAGCAGTGATATCTATGGTAGTAAGTGGTAGATGGTGTGCGCTTGAATACATCAATACAACGCGAAACGCACATCACAAGAAAAAGGGAACTGGATTCCGAGTGCTCGGATCCAGCCCTTATATACTGCGGCTGACTCGGGATAGCCACCGCAATACGTTGCCATTGGCTATTTTTCCCGCGCACCGCTGGTAAAATCGTCATCGCACGACAACATCCGATGGGGTAGTGAGATTCTCCAGGAGAGGAcggaaaagttgagaaaagttttcaaaaaacagGAAAGGTGGAAAAAGCAACATGCTGAATTAAATAAGAACATGGTGAGCATGCTATTGACTGATTGTCGCGTCGTCTTTCATTTTAAAaggttttttctcaaatgcaTTACGATTGCTCGTCCACTATGTCCGTTTTTGAGGTCGATGTTTCCGTTTTTGAAGAGCAAATACTGATAggtttcattttcaaacattgTTTCTGCTCGTCACACAAATCGCTATCGCTTCTCTATCCAGCACTTGTCAAGGAATAATAATTTCATGACAATCTTGGCAGGCTGGAAGTTGTTGTACGCGCATAGAGTAGTATGGATGTTGGGAATAGTACAATTTTAGGTGTATTTTCCGACTACTTGCTTAGTCAAGAATTCCCTCAGTTCTCCTGCCTTCAGTAcactaattaaaaattagttgCGTGCCGCTGCTTGTGCTTTACCCTTTAAATTTGCAGGTATTTTGTGAAGGAGGCGATATCCAAGAGAATACAAGTCGCAGTTCTGAGCGCGGAGAACAAGACATCACAGCAATGGTTACGCGAAGTTGCAAAGGTGTGCTAGTTTGTTTGTTAAAGACATCCTTTTACGGTCCATTACAAAGTGAATTAAAAAgactattttcttcaaattttcgagtgcTTAAATCCATCTTTACTTCTTAATTTAGATGGGAGATATTTTTAATTGATGGTGCTTTGAATCGTATTCCTCATAACTTAGTGCTCTTTGATAACTAAAAAGAAGCTACGAAACAGTACACAAAATTGGCGGTCGTTTAAAAGGTTACTACTTCAATTCCTAATATGATATCTGTGCGCTGAGTACACGCAGTTATCATAAATTACGAAAATCTTGACATAATTTTGATTCTTCttctaaataacaaaaacttGTTTATTTCACTTTGGACAACaaagtcacttttttcaacaaagaCAAATTTACTTTCAACCGGAACCTgatgattttaaaaactacCATTCTTGCTGTACTaaacgaaatttttattttggttgaatattgaaataataggggggggggggggaattttgaaaaaggattGCTGTTCAGGTGTTGGGCTTCACGTTAGttttaagttgtttttttttttgaagagcacCGAAAACTGCCAACTGTGATGACTAGAGAACGGTATGTAATCATAAATATGTCAAGGATACTAACAGGTTTTCCCTGATTGTCCGCACTAGCAATTACGATGAGGTCTTAAATTCGtggaaaaagatgaagtgCTCTGCCATGACATCGTGTGGAGAACACTAATAAggacatatttttaaaatttgcacAATCTActgaaatgagtttttttttacataataAGGTATGGGTTGGTGGGGGAGGAGTACGGAGCAAGATTTAGTATTAGGAGGGTTGTGATATGTGGGCATGTGAATTCTACAGGAATCCTTCATGCTTTGAAGAatcatctcttttttaaaggacAGTATAACAGGTTGGTGATATGAGGGTGCTCCACTGAATACGATGTTCACGGAAGCtttccatttttgatttttctcgccagcaagaaaatgaaaaacatctataaaaattcaagaaatagaACTCTCAGAAGTAACCAAAAAACATCACATCAGTAATTCCGACGAAACGAGTGCTCACAACGCAAATGCtagcaaagaaatgaaagcgTGTGTAGTGAACAGTTCGTATTTACGTGAAGAATTACTTCGCAGTTTCCTGATTTCCTGATTCCAGAAACTATAATGTTACTTTAGCCAGTTATAATGTTTCCGCTGTCATTTCTGAGAACTGAGTCTCAAACCTTGAAAGAAGTCAGCATCAGGAACATTGTCTCAAATGTCGTCGTGGATATAAAGACTTTGGATTTACTATGTTCTTTCTTGCCGTTCAACAAAgcttattttcaataaataatattttatcgaatattttctcttctttaaacAATCATCGCTTTGTAAAAATCCCTCGGAGATGAACATCGAAGGattattttgcttcaaaaGTTCATCTTGTTTGCTGAAGGTCGAATTCTAAATCAAAATATGTGAATTGTATTGTTGTTTTCAGATTCCCTACTTCACGAAAAAATTGGCTAGccagaaagaagaatgataaCTCGATTGATCAATAAAAGCTAATAAAGACGTTCATCTCTCTACATCCTTGTGAAAATGTTCCCGCAGAATTCCGGTTTTCGATGTTTCCAGGTTAAGATGACTCACGTCATCTTAACCTggaaacatcgaaaattttcaattccaaCAGACGACAACGTCAGATTGGTAAATATTTGCGCGGAAACCAATGCGTAATTCATTCAATTAAGTTCTCGATGCCGCAATGTCGCCATTATTTGAGAACGTAGCTtccttatttttacttttcacgAGATTTTTCGACCAGGATTCCTAGCTGGTTTCGCTGTCTCACAAAAAGAGTGTTAATGACAATACAGGAATCTACCTTGGTTATTCCTGGACTAAATAGTGACAAGAAAGGAGGTTATCTCTCTCGGTTCAATCAAAATGgagttattttaatttttgattattttatcAAGTTTGCCAGTTACATAATCTTACCACTTTATCAGCTACTTGTTGATATTacttagaagaaaaagctcTCCCTCCAAATTTATATTGTCTAAGTAGCGAAGAGTTCGCATGTAAATATGCCTTTTTTAACAACTTTTCGcacttgtttcttttctctgacATTTtttccgcgtttttttttaacacacGACTGCGTACTGTGTATGAGACAGCAGTCTGGTGTAGGCACGTTACGTTTAGCTTTTTTGTCTGCCCTGGAAAAGGAGGATCAAAAAATACATTCTCATCATGTGATGCTTTTTTGGTATTTAACCAAAGTGAGTGCTGCGACCACGGCTCAAGAATATATCCAACTGTAGTGTAAAAGAGTGTTAACCGATCGGATGGTTAGAAATTAGATTGTCAAGGTGAGTGCAGGCGTGATTTTGAAAGGCAAACCAAGAAGGTCGCTCTTCAGGCTTCGATGACGATATTTTGAAGCTAATATTGGAACAAAATCCACTTTAAAAAACGAGAGAGTTAGCAGTGAAGTCaaagtaaattttttctagttctttATGTTGCTGAAAAGtaaagcaagaaaaacaaaacggaagttattatgacttcttcttcttaccgtttgtcccgcgttgttgcagggtccgcctttctgcttcttgtcttccatttggttctatccattgcagcCGTACACAGacgcgcatctatcatatccagcttcacacagTCCAACCAGCGAATCCTTGGTCTCCTGCGCGGCCTCATGCCtaaaacgtcgagcttcagagcggttttggcaacaggaATTTCTTCttgccgcaagacgtgaccaagCCATCTctgtcgcgcctccttcatatTTTTAGTTGTCGGGACGAAGCTGAAGATGGAGCGTACAGTGTCGTTAGATACTttgtcttttagcgttacacccatcgtccacctcaacatccgcatctccataggaacactctttccaaggctttcctTGTcagccagcactcgcatccgtaaagggcaacaggacgcacagccatcctgtagatcttcgacttcagtcgaacagggactttcttgtcgcacaatACGCATGTTGCtactttccatttcatccatgcattaacacgtgctcgaccttcttgatcaatgtcgccagtggaagtcactttggatccatgGTGCTTAAAACAGTCCACTTTGTtcaattcggtgccatcgacacgaaaTGAAGCATCTTCTATcgttggtccgcactccatatactcagtttttgatacaTTGAGGTGCAATCCATGTTGCTGCAGCCGATTCCTAaaagactgtacttgtttttctcagagatctcgagactccgatgcgagcatgacatcgtcggcaaagagtagggtCCAGCGCACCACTGCTATAACAAGCAGGCCACACAACACTGCTAGGATTCGTATAAAGCAGCTTcatccaccgcacatattcttctggaacTCCATGCGActctcatggacatccatcacagctcatgtgggacacggtcgaaagccttcttgaGATCGACAAAACCAAGATGCACAccgcggttcttctctcgatgtttctccaggagggtACGGGCAGCATGATGGCATCTGTAGTGCTGCAGTTCTTCACAGAGCCGCACTTGTTGAGTAAAACGCTGACAATCTTTCTCAGACGAGCTTACAGAatacgctcaaaaaccttcatcgtatggcacagcagtcgtataaACCTCACAAAGTGCAGTCAgtaatgtctcctttccctttccagataGGCatggtcacggaagtttgccaaacgactggagtccgtccttccgCAATGATCTTGTTAAGTAGGGTTAAGAGCCACACGGaacctcgatctcctagcagcttccagacatcagtagGTATGTCATCAGAACCCGCTGCctttttgacaaatttttgcaaGGACAGCACTAACTTCGACTTCCGTAATTGGTAAAACAGGGCCATCGATGCTTGGGACAGTTAAGATGGGAGGAAggcagaactcttcgttacacaagtgattgtggTACTTTCGCTACCCCTCCAGGATCTGATCAGAGCGACGCAGAACGGCGCCGTCAGCTTCCTTAATGATCGTGGTGTGCTCTATATCCAGCATTGAGCGGTGACGCGCTCTgcctaaacgatacactgcgcTCTCgtcttctctggtatcaaacATGTCgcacacagccttgtagccgtccgacttcgccttggagactgcttTCTTAGTCTCCCTCTTTACCGCTAGGTAAGCCCCctatcttcaggctgacgtgtcCTCCACCACAGCttatatttgaatttcttttcacaaattgCCGCCTAAACGTGTCCTCGTTCTAAAACCACGTAGTTTTTGGTATActgggcttacctagagtcgtctttcccacaGTGTTCTCCGCGACCAACCGTAtgacgctggaagtagaccaccccatttcctccacactacgagtagagTGGGAAAGTGTAGAGCGAGCCGGAGTGTAGACAGACGTGGAGAATACcccctttcgatccttcagattctaACATTTAATGCGCTGTGTCTCAGTTCTCTTTGTCTCTTttttggacgggagattttcaagcaAATAACGAGTAAGTGACATGGTCTTTAGGGATGAcatttgaatcctgcagaagtcggcgatttcgtcggcgtaacatccagaaatctatttgtgtttcccGACTGCCGCAGcttacgtgatcaaatgcgattttctttcccGATAGTGCGTATTAGCAATGACCAAGTCAcctgcaacagcatactccaagACTGGCAGCCGCCGTCGTTACGTGCTCCATAGCCGTATTCTCCGTTGTAACTCCCGAACCTCTttttccgagaaccgacatgtccattgaagtctcctccgattggTAGTACTTTTTTGCCTTTCTGGGATTGGATATACTGCTCCAGAACTTCTaaaaagcacgccttctcttcttcactacagctcCCCTTGCCCATGaagagacgactcgcaattccacttttccTGCATCTACCTTTACAGCCATTAGCGGATtgtcgatccaccgctgtgacgctgtTCCTAAACGTCTCGTTCAATATGACACCAATGTCATTGCGATTTGATAtgccgtggtagatgagcttgtagccatcgcctaattccattgacttggagcctttccagcgagtctcctgtacacaacatgtgtcaacacggcgttttctgagactgtctgccagttcacgacttcttccgaTTAGCGctccaacgttaagtgttgccaagcgcactggatgttgttTGGAGTGATCTCTTCACGAGCAGATAGAGCTAGAAGTGTAGTTCACGACTTCGATAGTGGTCGCGCTCAACTCCATCTagtaattcaaaaaaggaacaacaGCTTTCGATGCAACTTTGTTTTGGAGTAGCGACTACAAGTGTTCTATACGTGTCGCATACCTGTAGGAAGCAGATTAAGATCTGATAGCAGCACAATTTGAGGCTAATCTTCTTGAATcaatgaacaaaatttttagcCTAATAATATCGAACGTTTCACACTTTATTgttgttcattcattcgaaTCGGAGCTTTCATTGTTTGGATGTTTTTCGCCAATTTTAGTAGCTTTATACTGAGGTTATATGCTAAGAGCACTTTTAGTGTTGGTGAACgaattaataattttcttcttattttgtaAGCTAATAGTTGGAGAAAAACACTTCGTTGTCCCAGGTTCCAGGCCATGTACGTTTCCTCTTGAATTGGGGGTGACCCGAGCATGAAACCGAAGTCTTCAGTTCTACTTTGCTTCTCGTAGAGTAGGAATTGATTGAATGTATACCTCTACCGTCTCTTCGCTCACAAGTCGTCCTCCAGGGGTTTCAGAAACAGGTGGCGTCCTTCGTCCACATAGTtgccatgaaaaaaaacgggGCAAAATCGAAGCATAGAGTCGTCGCTTAACCTTCTTCGGTGGCTTATTGCACCCCGGCATTCCCGGTCCGTGTTGTACCCTGTCACGCTTACCGGGTAGAAGGTTAAACACTCTTGTTCCTATAGCCACTGACTGTCACTGTTTCGTTGTGATATGATTTTTTGTACTTCCTCAAAGAGGGGCATTGTTCTCCAACGACGTGCATGCTCAAACTGTCAATTTTGTCAATAAATCGATTGAGGGGACCTTATAAACGTCAGCGTTTGCGAAATATAGTGCTGCTTCGTAGTCTTTTGCGgtcacttcctttttttgttaacgcagcatgaacatttttttccacgcGAATTCAACAAGTAGGTGATATTGAAGAACTCACGCAGAGATTTGGAGTGGTTGTTAGCGTCAAGTAGGGACCGAAAGTTATCCCGCTTCCACGAGTTACAATTAAACGCGGAGGCTGCTAATGTGGAAAGCTAAAACTTCTTCGTTCTTACCTCAGCGGCCGACGCTGATTCGACTGAGATAGATAGAGGTACGCATGTAAGTTCCATGTACGTACTGTGTACAGTACGAAATGGTAGGTGAGCGAGCATTGATTACAGAGTTGTAGTCATGTGCAGAGGTGATTGTCATTCTATCCTCCTAGCATACTCGCCATTATCGTCCCAGGATTTTTCATACGAATTCCTCTGACAATCTACCGTAGAAGTGTGTTCATCTAAAAGTTGCTCATTTCAATAAGTTCAAGCTTCGATCTCGTCTACTTATTGCCATACTCCACGAAAGATTCAAAATCTT is part of the Necator americanus strain Aroian chromosome V, whole genome shotgun sequence genome and encodes:
- a CDS encoding hypothetical protein (NECATOR_CHRV.G19634.T1), with protein sequence MDRQYICEFSLKIEQDGSDMFDDTTGEYADIRETRWKGSKSMELGDGYKLIYHGISNRNDIGVILNETFRNSVTAVDRQSANGCKEVLEQYIQSQKGKKVLPIGGDFNGHVGSRKKRNRLQQHGLHLNVSKTEYMECGPTIEDASFRVDGTELNKVDCFKHHGSKVTSTGDIDQEGRARVNAWMKWKVATCVLCDKKVPVRLKSKIYRMAVRPVALYGCECWLTRKALERVFLWRCGC
- a CDS encoding hypothetical protein (NECATOR_CHRV.G19632.T1) — its product is MDALTTNISDFFSSHLTGPSLAWYIFVILCIFVISRCRIVLLILCWLPLVLTILFMVFKNDIDRGLNRSTFFHDFSVGANIAETKDAPENSIAALKLALKDNNVVLFDVRMANDGAAVVIRDTRTGRTTEKEMNVAKTASTELVKLKFRDGEGRIPLFKEMMDECRKNNSKAVLRVHESSKELLAEISDYVRKHDLYSSVIVMSDHPTVVFFVKRHDPRILTGLSYTRFGASEHFQRNSSHNIFYKFLGQLIDDVMQIIVNTFLLPRFVGSDAIFLSEADVSLYFVKEAISKRIQVAVLSAENKTSQQWLREVAKIPYFTKKLASQKEE
- a CDS encoding hypothetical protein (NECATOR_CHRV.G19633.T1); the protein is MDEMESSNMRIVRQESPCSTEVEDLQDGCASCCPLRMRVLADKESLGKSVPMEMRMLRWTMGVTLKDKVSNDTVRSIFSFVPTTKNMKEARQRWLGHVLRQEEIPVAKTALKLDVLGMRPRRRPRIRWLDCVKLDMIDARLCTAAMDRTKWKTRSRKADPATTRDKR
- a CDS encoding hypothetical protein (NECATOR_CHRV.G19635.T1), encoding MELGDGYKLIYHGISNRNDIGVILNETFRNSVTAVDRQSANGCKGRCRKSGIASRLFMGKGSCSEEEKACFLEVLEQYIQSQKGKKVLPIGGDFNGHVGSRKKRFGSYNGEYGYGARNDGGCQSWSMLLQVTWSLLIRTIGKENRI